TTGGTTTAAAACCGGTAGCCAGGAGCTTATCGGAGTTCAGACGGTAAGAGCGTGGGTCGTTTGACGGAGTTACCACTATCTCGGCCGGCGCCAATTCCGTTGCCTTTTTGGCAATGTCCAGGATTGAAATGTTTTCAAAGCCAGCATTGTAAATGCCCTGGACTTTTTCTCCCTGTTCAATGAAAAAGAGAACAAGGTCTGTAATGTCCTGGATGTGGATATTGGGCCTGACCTGATCTCCGCCAAACACCGTTATTTTCTTGTTAGCCAGTGCCTGCATTATCAACATATTGACTGAAAGATCAAGGCGCATTCTTGGAGAATATCCGCAGACAGTTGCAGGGCGAATGCACTGAACCACGATGGAATCTTTGTAACTCAGGAGAACCCGTTCGCTTACCATCTTGGTTTTGTTGTAATCGGAGATGGGAACCAGAGAGAGATCTTCTGTAACCTGAGGTTCTTCTTTTACCCCGTAAACACTGCCGGAACTGAAGAATATAATCTGTTTTGCATTATGCCGAATTGCCCATTCGGCAAGGCTCATAGTTGCCAGTGCATTTACCTCCCATGAAAGTTTCGGGTTAAGGTCTCCGCAGGGGTC
This window of the Syntrophales bacterium genome carries:
- a CDS encoding SDR family oxidoreductase, encoding MHILLTGGCGYIGSVLTPKLLNAGFKVTVVDIMWFGNFLPEHKNLKIIQQDIRNIDNLTMEDVDVVIHLANVANDPCGDLNPKLSWEVNALATMSLAEWAIRHNAKQIIFFSSGSVYGVKEEPQVTEDLSLVPISDYNKTKMVSERVLLSYKDSIVVQCIRPATVCGYSPRMRLDLSVNMLIMQALANKKITVFGGDQVRPNIHIQDITDLVLFFIEQGEKVQGIYNAGFENISILDIAKKATELAPAEIVVTPSNDPRSYRLNSDKLLATGFKPKYNVEYAMKEIVDAFEAGKLEDKDGCYNVRSMNKIQSLS